CGGTTACCTGGCAGTATGGCCGGTGACCGGAGCAAGCGGGGGGCGCGCCGGGGTGCTCGGCGACAGGGGGGCCGGGCCCGCGGTGGACACGGTCGGAGGGCGCGACCGCGCCCTTCGACCGAGCGCCAGTGAGGCGGCGACGTGAGCGGACACAGCGGAGGCACCATCCCACGGCAGGGCGTCACCGAGCGCCAGCGAGGTGACGAGATGGCGGAGATCCCAGGTAAAGAGGAGGCCGCCGCGCGGCGGCGGTCGGTTCCGGCGGCGAGCGGCAAGGCTCCGTCCCGGGTGCGCATGTCGGCGACTCAGCGGCGGGAGCAGCTGATCGTGATCGGCCGGCAACTCTTCGCGGAGCGCGGGTTCGACGCCACCTCCATCGAGGAGGTGGCGGCCCGCGCGAAGGTCTCCAAGCCGGTGGTCTACGAGCACTTCGGCGGCAAGGAGGGGCTCTACGCGGTGGTCGTGGACCGTGAGGTTCGCGCGCTGCTGGACCGGATCACCACGGCGCTGACGGCCGGTCATCCGCGCGAGTTGCTGGAGCAGGCGGCGATGGCGCTGCTGGGCTACATCGAGGAGGAGACCAGCGGGTTCCGGGTGCTGGTCCGCGAGTCGCCGGTGATGTCGGCGACGGGCAACTTCAGCAGCGTGCTCAACGACGTGGCGCACCAGGTGGAGCACATCCTGGGTGCGGAGTTCAAGAGTCGGGGCTACGACCCGAAGCTGGCCGAGCTCTATGCGCAGGCACTGGTGGGCATGGTGGCGTTGACGGGTCGCTGGTGGCTGGAGGTCCGCAAGCCGCGTAAGGAGACGGTGGCGGCGCATCTGGTGAACCTGGCCTGGAACGGGCTGTCCCACCTGGAGGCGAAGCCGACGCTGATCACCTCGCGGGGCCGCTGAGCCGGGCGGGCGACACCGGGTCGGCGGGGCGGCGGCTCAGCGGCGGTGCATGTCGGCGACGGGGTGGTAGCGGTGGTTGCGTTGCGCCTCCGCGTGGTCCGAGGTGCCGATCTTGTCGTACAGGCCGGTGCCGAGCAGCACCAGACCGAAGATCATCGAGACGATGACGGTCGACATCGAGAAGTTGAGGATGTTGGCCTCGGTCTGCAGCACGGACATCATGAGGATGCTCGTGACCAGGAAGACGGCCCCGGCGGTCAGGTTCATGTAGTGGCCGAGGTTGGTGCGTCGGGAGGCGCCGATCAGCAGGAAGGCGCCGAACACCACCGAGGCGATGGAGAACGCGAGGTTGGTGCGGAGCCCGAGCACCCAGTGGCTGCCGCGGCCGAAGAGTGACTCACCGGCGGTCTCTGCGACGCCCCAGACGCCGAAGACCAGGATGTAGAGCCCGATGGCGCCGGAGAGGACGCGGTAGACCGGCCGCGCCGGGTGGTTCACCGGAAAGTGCGCCATGATCTTCCCTCCGCCCGAGTTGACCGGTTCCGGAGGATTGTCACCCGGCGCGGCGGGGGTTGTCCGGCGAACCGGGTTTCGCCGGAGCCGCACCCGCGGGTGGTCGGGCGGGGGCCGCCCGGGCGGGTGGGGCTCCGGCGAGGACCCGGGGCGCTGTCAGAGGACGAGGCGGGCCTTCTCGAAGGCCTTGCGCTCCTCGTCCGAGCCGACCTTGCCGTACATGCCGCACATGAGCAGGACCAGGCCCGCGACCATGATCACCATGACGGTCACGATGCTGAAGTTGAAGAGGTTCGCGTCGGTCCGGATGAAGGCGAGCCCGCCGAGGCTGATCACCATGAGCGCGTACGCCAGCCACTGGTTGATCACGACGTCGATGTTGCGGCCGAGCGCGGTGCCGGCGAGCACCAGCACCCCGAGCAGGATGCTGAGCAGCGAGAAGCCGAGGTTGGTGCCCTGGCCGAGAACCTGGGTGTCGTCCTGGGCGAAGAACGGGTTGCCGGCGCTCTCGATGATGCCGAGCGCACCGAAGACCACCAGGTACAGACCGGTCAGCCCGCCGATCGCCCGGTAGATCGGCCGCGCGGGGTGGTTGACGGGGGTGTGGGCCATGTCTGTGTCTCCAACGCCGTTTCGGGTGAGGGTCGACGATGATTGTCCCGCACGTCGGGATGTGACGCCGCACACGGCCCCCCCGGCGCGGCGGTCACCCGTCGGCGGCCGGGCCTGGGCGGGGTGCTCAGTCGGCCGGCAGCTCCTCGGCCAGGGCCAGCCAGGCCTCCTCGGTGCGCTCCCGCTCGGCGCGCAGGTCCTTGAGCTGGGCGTCGAGGTCGGCGACCTTCGCGTAGTCGGTGGCGTGCGCGGCGAGTTGGTCGAGCAGTGTCGCCTCGCGCTGCTCCAGCTTGCCGATCTGCCGCTCCAGGCGGGTCAGCTCCTTGCGGGCCTGCCGCACCTCGGCTGCGGAGAGGCCGGCGCGGGCCGGTGCCTCGGGGGTGGCCGCGGGGACGGCTTCGGCGCGGGCGGAGCCGGGCCGGCCGGCGGCGCGCTCAAGATAGTCGTCGATGCCGCCGGGCAGGTGCACGAGCCGCCCGTCGCCGAACATCCCGTATGCGGCGTCGGTGACGCGTTCGATGAGGTAGCGGTCGTGACTGGCCACGATGATCGTGCCGGGCCACGAGTCGAGCAGGTCCTCCAGCGCGGCGAGGGTGTCGGTGTCCAGGTCGTTGGTGGGCTCGTCGAAGAGGAGCACGTTGGGCTCACCGGCGAGCAGCCGCAGCATCTGCAGGCGGCGCCGCTCGCCGCCGGAGAGGTCGCTGACCGGGGTCCAGAGCCGCCGGTCGTCGAAGCCGAAGATCTCGGCGAGCTGGGCGGCGGAGATCTCCCGGTCGCCGAGCTGCACCCGCCGGGCGACCTCCTCGACCGCCTCGAGCACCCGCAGCTGGCCGGGGAGCTCGGCGAGTTCCTGGGAGAGGAAGGCGGGCCGGACGGTGGAGCCGGTGACGAACCGGCCGCCGTGGGGGTGGGTGACGCCGGCGAGCATCCGCAGCAGGGTGGTCTTGCCGGCGCCGTTGGCCCCGAGGACGGCGATCCGGTCGCCGGGGCCGACCTGCCAGGTGACGTCCCGCAGGATCTCCTTCGGGCCGGCGTGCAGGGTGACCTGCTCCAGGTCGTACACCTGCTTGCCGAGCCGGGCGGTGGCGAGCCGTTGCAGCGACATGGTGTCGCGCGGCGGTGGGACGTCGGCGATCAGCGCGTTGGCGGCGTCGATGCGGAAGCGGGGCTTGGAGGTGCGGGCCGGCGGGCCGCGCCGCAGCCAGGCGATCTCCTTGCGGAGCAGGTTCTGCCGGCGGGCCTCGGTGGCCGCGGCGACGCGTTCCCGTTCGGCGCGGGCGAGCGTCCACGCGGCGAAGCCGCCCTCGTACGCCCGGACGGTCTGGTCGGCGACCTCCCAGGTGGTGGTGCAGACGGCGTCGAGGAACCACCGGTCGTGGGTGACCACGACGAGCGCGCCCTTGCGGCCGAGGAGGTGCCGGGCGAGCCAGTCGACGCCGCCGACGTCGAGGTGGTTGGTGGGCTCGTCGAGGATCAGCAGGTCGGAGTCGCGCACCAGCAGGGCGGCGAGGGCGACGCGGCGGCGTTCGCCGCCGGACATCGGGCCGACCGGCTGGTCGAGGCCCAGGTGGGGCATGCCGAGGCCGTCGAGGATGGCCCGCACGCCGGCGTCGCCGGCCCACTCGTGCTCGGCGCCCATGCTCTCGGCGAGCCACTCGGTGCCGAGCACGACGTCGCGCACGGTGGCGTCGGGGGCGAGCGTGAGGGTCTGCGGCAGCCAGGCGACGCGCAGGTCACGGCGGTGGGTGACGCGGCCGTCGTCGGGCTCCTCGGTGCGGGTCAACAGCCGCAGCAGGGTGGACTTGCCGGCGCCGTTGAGGCCGACCACGCCGATCCGGTCGGCGTCGTCGAGGCCGAGCGACACGTCGGTGAGCAGCGGGCCGGCGGCCCCGTAGCCCTTGGACACCCGGTCCAGGTTGACGATGTTGGCCACGAGCCACCTTCCATGATCAAAGCGCCCCGGTGCCGGCGGGCACGGGACGCCTGGCCTACCAGCGTACGCGGGCGGCCCGCCTCCCGCGCCACCCGCCCGGATCGGGGAACCGGGTGGGGACGGCCGTCAGACGATCCGGGCGCCGGCCACCGGCCCGTGCGCCACCCGCACCTCGCGGCACACCGCCGCGGCGGTCAGGTCCGCGGCGAGGCGGACCGCGTGCTTCTCGTCGCCGGCGAGGAAGACGCAGGTGGGCCCGGAGCCGGAGACGAGGCCGGCGAGGGCACCCGCCGCCTCGCCCGCCTTGAGGGTCTCGGCGAGCGCGGGGCGCATGGCGAGCGCGGCGTCCTGCAGGTCGTTGCCGAGCGCGGCGGCCAGCACCCGCGGGTCCCGCTGCCGCAGCGCGGCGAGCAGCGCGTCGGTGCTGCCCAGCGGCGGGCCGGCGGTGCCGGCTTCGCGGAGCCGGTCCAGCTCACGGTAGGCGGCCGGGGTGGACAGGCCGCCGTCGGCGATGGCGACGACCCAGTGCCAGGAGGTGGGGCGGGCCAGCACCGGGCTGACCGCCTCGCCGCGGCCGGTGCCCAGCGCGGTGCCACCGTGGATGAGGAACGGCACGTCGGAGCCGAGGTCGGCGGCGATGCCGGCCAGTTCGTCGCGGGACAGGCCGGTGCCCCAGAGCGCGTCGCAGGCGACCAGGGCCGCCGCGGCGTCGGCGCTGCCGCCGGCCAGCCCGCCGGCGAGCGGGATCTGCTTGCGTAGGTGCAGCCGGGCGTGCGGCAGGACCCCGGCGTAGCCGGCGAGGGCGTGGGCGGCCCGGATCACCAGGTTCGTGTCGTCCAGGGCCAGCTCGCCGGCGCCCTCGCCCTCCATGGTGAGGGCGAGGGTGTCGCCCCGGCGGGCGGTGAGCTCGTCGTGGATCGAGATCGCGTGGTAGACGGTGTTCAGCTCGTGGTAGCCGTCCCGGCGCAGCGGGCCCACCCCGAGGTGCAGGTTGACCTTCGCCGGTACGCGTACCCGCACCGGGCCGCTCGCGCCGCGCCGCTGGCCGTCGTCGTCCGGTCGCCAGGCCTCGGTCACGGGGCGACGTCCCGTACGCGCGCGGGGATGTCGAACGGCTTGTCCACGATCAGCTCCTCGGCGGGGGCGGCGGCCGGCTCGTTCCGGCCGTCGACCGGGTCGTACGCGTACACCTGCGGCGGATCCTGCGCGGTCCGCCCGTGGTCTCGGGATGCCCGCGTCGGCGGGTACCGCGCCAGCCTACTGTGCGGCCGGGGCGGCGGCCGGGGCCGACGCGGCGACTGCGGCGAACTGCTCGACGGTGAGCGACTCGCCACGGGCACCCGGGTCCACCCCCGCCGCGGTGAGCGCGGCGGCGGCCCGGTCCGCCCCGCCGGCCCACCCGGCGAGGGCCGCACGCAGGGTCTTGCGACGCTGGGCGAACGCGGCGTCCACCACCGCGAAGACCCGCTCGCGGGTCACGTCGGTGCGGGGTGGTTCCCGCCGGGTGAAGGCGACCAGCCCGGAGTCGACGTTGGGCACCGGCCAGAAGACGTTCGGTGGGACCTTGCCGGCGGCGCGGGCCCGGGCGTACCAGGCGAGCTTGACCGACGGGATCCCGTACACCTTGGAGCCGGGGCCCGCGACGAGCCGGTCGGCGACCTCCTTCTGCACCATGACCAGGCCGTGCCGCAGGTCGGGCAGCTCGGCGAGCAGGTGCAGCACCACCGGCACCGCGACGTTGTAGGGCAGGTTCGCGACCAGCGCGGTGGGGGGCGGGTCGGCGAGCGCGGCGGCGGTGATCCGCAGGGCGTCGGCCCGGTGCACGGTGAGCCGGGCGGCGGCCGGGCCGGCGTGCCGGGCGGTGGTCTCCGGCAGCGCGCCGGCCAGCACCGGGTCGATCTCCACGGCGTGCACGTGCGCGGCGACCGGGAGCAGGGCCAGGGTGAGCGAGCCGAGCCCGGGGCCGACCTCCAGTGCCACGTCGTCCGGGCCGAGCCCGGCCGCGGTGACGATCCGGCGCACCGTGTTCGGGTCGTGCACGAAGTTCTGGCCGAGCTTCTTCGTCGGCGACACGCCCAGCCGGGCGGCCAGCTCCCGGATCTCCGCCGGGCCGAGGAGACCGGTCATGGGCAGCAGCGTATGCGGCTCGACGGGGTCGCCCGGAGGGGACCCGGCACGGCCGCCGGGCGCGGCGGGCGCTTCACCACGGGCCGAAGGCGCGCTCGCCGGTCGCCGAGATGGCGGCGCAGAGTTCGTCGAGGTCCGCGCCGGTGGTCGCGGCCAGCGAGCGGACCGTGAGCGGGATGAGGTACGACGCGTTGGGCCGGCCGCGGTGCGGCATCGGCGTCAGGTAGGGGGCGTCGGTCTCCACGAGGATCTGGTCGAGCGGGGTCACGGCGGCGGCCTCGCGCAGCGCGCCGGCGCTGCCGAAGGTGACCGTACCGGCGAAGCTGAGCAGGTAGCCCCGGCGGACGCACTCGGCGGCGAAGTCCGCGTCGCCGGAGAAGCAGTGCAGGACCACGGTGTCCGGCGCGCCCTCGTCGTCGAGGACGCGCAGCACGTCGGCGTGCGCGTCCCGGTCGTGGATGACCAGCGTCTTGCCGTAGCGCTTCGCGATGGCGATGTGGGCCCGGAAGCTCTCCTCCTGCGCGGCGCGGCCCTCGTCGCCGGTGCGGAAGAAGTCCATGCCGGTCTCGCCGATCCCGCGGACCCGGTCCCGGGCGGCGAGCGTCTCGATCTCGCGCAGCGCCTCGTCGAGGTCGGCCAGGCGGGGCGCCTCGTTCGGGTGCAGGGCCACCGTGGCGAGGACCGCCGGGTGGTGGTCGGCCACGTCGGCGCCCCAGCGGGAGGAGGCGACATCCACGCCGACCTGCACCAGCCGGTCGACCCCGACGTCGGCGGCGACCGCGACGGCCGTGCCGACCGGGTCGTCGGTGGGGCCGCCGCCGGGCACACCGGCCTCGCTGACGGTGATGTCCAGGTGCGTGTGGCTGTCGAGCACCGGGCTCGGCAACGGCTCGGGCGCGGGCGGGAACTCGCCGGCGCGCCGGGCCGCGCGCGCCCGGCGGGACTCGCTCGTCTGTTCGGTTGGCTCGGTCATCACCCAAAGGATCACACACCGACCGTGGACATCCGCCCGCCACCCGCTGTTCACCTCGATCACGCAGAGCGACTCTACGGTCGCCCCCGTGAGCGAGCCGTGGGCACAGCGAGGTGCGGCATGAGTGTCACTCCTCAGGCCAGCGGAGACGCCGGCGAGCGGACCGGGCTGCGGGTGGCGTACGGCGGCGGCGTCTACCCGGCCGAGCAGATCGCCCGGGGGGCCGCGTACGAGTTGTTCAGCGCCGACGAGGTGGCCGGGTTCGAGTGGGCGCCCCGCCCGGGGTCGGCCCTGCCCTGGCGTCGGTTCGTCCACGTCACCGAGGTGACCGCCGTGCACGGCGCGGCCGATCCGGGTGAGGAGCCGGAGGCGCCGCTGCTGATGCCGGTGCACCGGGAGCGGGGCTGGGCGCAGGTCCACCAGCTCAGTCAGCGCCCCGACGCGGCCGACGACCCGACGCTGGTCGCGGTACGCGGGTCGGCGACGATCCGCCGGGGCACCCGGATGGTCAAGCTGCTCTCGGGCCGTCAGCTCGCCGGGTACGTGCGGGGTTGGCTGCCGCACGGCTTCTGCTATCGCGAGTACGACGTCGCCCACCTGCGTACGCCGTCGGCGACGACGCTGTTGCGCACGGACGGCGAGGTCGGCCGGGACGGCGGCGAGGTGACGTACGCGCTGCGCTGGCGGGCCACCGACCCGGTCGACTACGACGTGCCGGTGGGCGAGGCGCACCGGGGCCTGAGCGCGCTGCCGCCCCGGGACCGGCTGGGGGCGCCGGTGCTCGGCACCGGTTTCGTGCCCAGCAGCAACCAGCTGATCCCCGAGTTCGTCACCCGGGATTTCGCCGACCTGCCGATGCCGGCCAACGCCACCCTGCTCGCCTATCCGGCGGACGGGGTGGAGGTGGTGCTCTACAGCTACCAGGCCGAGCAGCGGGGCTGGCTGCGGATGGTCGGCCCGCAGTGGCGGCACCTGATCGCCGCGGTGCCGGGCCTCTCCCCCGACCAGGAGTACCTGCCGACCGGGGACGCGCCCCGCGCCACCCAACTCGTCGGCCGGTACGGCGACAGCGAGTACGAGGCGGTCGCCGACCTGCCCGGCGGCTTCCGCGTGCTGGCGATGACCCGGGCGGCCCGCTACCCGGTGGACGCGGTGGCCCGGCGGCTGCGCTTCGCGTCCTGGCGTGGTGTGTCGTGTCTGGTGCTGCGCGAGGAGGCGGGTTGGCTGCGGCTGCGGCTGCGGCGGCCCGATCCGGACTCCGTGGCGGTGACCGCCGCACAGTGCCATGACCGGGGCGTCTACGAGGTGTGGGCCCCGGGCGCGGAGGTGACGGACGACCAGGTCGTCCACGTGCCGTACGCCCTCTAGCGCGGGCGGGCATACCACCGGGTGGGCCGGGAATGCGCCGGGCGAGGAGACAACCCGAGCCCGTCAGGAGAAGAGCATGCCCTTCATCACCGTGGGGACGGAGAACTCCGCGCCCATCGACCTGTACTACGAGGACCACGGCTCCGGTCAGCCGATCGTGCTGGTCCACGGCTTCCCGTTCAACGGTGCGACGTGGGAGAAGGTGTCCATCCCGCTGCTGAACGCCGGATACCGGGTCATCACGTACGACCGGCGCGGTTTCGGTAACTCGGCACAGCCGACGATGGGGTACGACTACGACACCTTCGCCGCCGACCTCGACGTGCTGATGACCGAGCTGGATCTGCGCAACACGATCCTGGTCGGCCACTCGATGGGCACCGGTGAGGTGACCCGCTACCTCGGCGCGTACGGGTCGCAGCGGGTGAGCCAGGCGGTGCTGCTGTCGCCGCTGGCACCGTTCCTGCTGAAGACCGCGGACAACCCGGAGGGCGTCGACAAGAGCCTCTTCGACGGCTTCCAGCAGGCGATCATCGCCGACCGCTTCGCCTACCTGACGCAGTTCTGCGACGCGTTCTTCAACTACAGCGAGAACAAGGGCAAGCTGGTCAGCGAGGAGGCGTTCCGCGCGCACTGGGAGATCGGCGCGCGGGCCTCGGCCAAGGGCACGTACGACTCCGTCGACGCGTGGCTCACCGACTTCCGGGGCGACCTGCCC
This genomic stretch from Micromonospora krabiensis harbors:
- a CDS encoding 4-(cytidine 5'-diphospho)-2-C-methyl-D-erythritol kinase gives rise to the protein MTEAWRPDDDGQRRGASGPVRVRVPAKVNLHLGVGPLRRDGYHELNTVYHAISIHDELTARRGDTLALTMEGEGAGELALDDTNLVIRAAHALAGYAGVLPHARLHLRKQIPLAGGLAGGSADAAAALVACDALWGTGLSRDELAGIAADLGSDVPFLIHGGTALGTGRGEAVSPVLARPTSWHWVVAIADGGLSTPAAYRELDRLREAGTAGPPLGSTDALLAALRQRDPRVLAAALGNDLQDAALAMRPALAETLKAGEAAGALAGLVSGSGPTCVFLAGDEKHAVRLAADLTAAAVCREVRVAHGPVAGARIV
- a CDS encoding alpha/beta fold hydrolase — translated: MPFITVGTENSAPIDLYYEDHGSGQPIVLVHGFPFNGATWEKVSIPLLNAGYRVITYDRRGFGNSAQPTMGYDYDTFAADLDVLMTELDLRNTILVGHSMGTGEVTRYLGAYGSQRVSQAVLLSPLAPFLLKTADNPEGVDKSLFDGFQQAIIADRFAYLTQFCDAFFNYSENKGKLVSEEAFRAHWEIGARASAKGTYDSVDAWLTDFRGDLPNIDVPVLIVQGDKDNVLPYASTGQRLQPMLAGSQLVTLKGAPHGLPWTNANEVNRAIMDFIGSPTMARA
- a CDS encoding TatD family hydrolase; its protein translation is MTEPTEQTSESRRARAARRAGEFPPAPEPLPSPVLDSHTHLDITVSEAGVPGGGPTDDPVGTAVAVAADVGVDRLVQVGVDVASSRWGADVADHHPAVLATVALHPNEAPRLADLDEALREIETLAARDRVRGIGETGMDFFRTGDEGRAAQEESFRAHIAIAKRYGKTLVIHDRDAHADVLRVLDDEGAPDTVVLHCFSGDADFAAECVRRGYLLSFAGTVTFGSAGALREAAAVTPLDQILVETDAPYLTPMPHRGRPNASYLIPLTVRSLAATTGADLDELCAAISATGERAFGPW
- a CDS encoding ABC-F family ATP-binding cassette domain-containing protein, with product MANIVNLDRVSKGYGAAGPLLTDVSLGLDDADRIGVVGLNGAGKSTLLRLLTRTEEPDDGRVTHRRDLRVAWLPQTLTLAPDATVRDVVLGTEWLAESMGAEHEWAGDAGVRAILDGLGMPHLGLDQPVGPMSGGERRRVALAALLVRDSDLLILDEPTNHLDVGGVDWLARHLLGRKGALVVVTHDRWFLDAVCTTTWEVADQTVRAYEGGFAAWTLARAERERVAAATEARRQNLLRKEIAWLRRGPPARTSKPRFRIDAANALIADVPPPRDTMSLQRLATARLGKQVYDLEQVTLHAGPKEILRDVTWQVGPGDRIAVLGANGAGKTTLLRMLAGVTHPHGGRFVTGSTVRPAFLSQELAELPGQLRVLEAVEEVARRVQLGDREISAAQLAEIFGFDDRRLWTPVSDLSGGERRRLQMLRLLAGEPNVLLFDEPTNDLDTDTLAALEDLLDSWPGTIIVASHDRYLIERVTDAAYGMFGDGRLVHLPGGIDDYLERAAGRPGSARAEAVPAATPEAPARAGLSAAEVRQARKELTRLERQIGKLEQREATLLDQLAAHATDYAKVADLDAQLKDLRAERERTEEAWLALAEELPAD
- a CDS encoding TetR/AcrR family transcriptional regulator, producing the protein MAEIPGKEEAAARRRSVPAASGKAPSRVRMSATQRREQLIVIGRQLFAERGFDATSIEEVAARAKVSKPVVYEHFGGKEGLYAVVVDREVRALLDRITTALTAGHPRELLEQAAMALLGYIEEETSGFRVLVRESPVMSATGNFSSVLNDVAHQVEHILGAEFKSRGYDPKLAELYAQALVGMVALTGRWWLEVRKPRKETVAAHLVNLAWNGLSHLEAKPTLITSRGR
- the rsmA gene encoding 16S rRNA (adenine(1518)-N(6)/adenine(1519)-N(6))-dimethyltransferase RsmA gives rise to the protein MTGLLGPAEIRELAARLGVSPTKKLGQNFVHDPNTVRRIVTAAGLGPDDVALEVGPGLGSLTLALLPVAAHVHAVEIDPVLAGALPETTARHAGPAAARLTVHRADALRITAAALADPPPTALVANLPYNVAVPVVLHLLAELPDLRHGLVMVQKEVADRLVAGPGSKVYGIPSVKLAWYARARAAGKVPPNVFWPVPNVDSGLVAFTRREPPRTDVTRERVFAVVDAAFAQRRKTLRAALAGWAGGADRAAAALTAAGVDPGARGESLTVEQFAAVAASAPAAAPAAQ
- a CDS encoding DUF4383 domain-containing protein; the protein is MAHFPVNHPARPVYRVLSGAIGLYILVFGVWGVAETAGESLFGRGSHWVLGLRTNLAFSIASVVFGAFLLIGASRRTNLGHYMNLTAGAVFLVTSILMMSVLQTEANILNFSMSTVIVSMIFGLVLLGTGLYDKIGTSDHAEAQRNHRYHPVADMHRR
- a CDS encoding DUF4383 domain-containing protein produces the protein MAHTPVNHPARPIYRAIGGLTGLYLVVFGALGIIESAGNPFFAQDDTQVLGQGTNLGFSLLSILLGVLVLAGTALGRNIDVVINQWLAYALMVISLGGLAFIRTDANLFNFSIVTVMVIMVAGLVLLMCGMYGKVGSDEERKAFEKARLVL